A region of Streptomyces sp. R44 DNA encodes the following proteins:
- a CDS encoding ATP-binding protein produces the protein MSESVLGAGSTIRTRIALVYGGVFLVLGALLLLVVNLLVRAGTDADADAIVARADDVAVVEAYRIGDDVSRAAGEQMLMWSCMALLVMACGAVVVGWWTAGRVLRPVHEMTARARRLSGLDERLDVRGPDDELKELGDTIDALLGRLETAFDSQRRFIANASHELRTPLATQRAAIQVGLDDRCDVRQILLDSNLRSERLIDGLLLLARSERGLSEREDVSLGEVVSDEYAHACVAGDGGVVRGSRVLLAHLVRNLVANAEAYNLPGGGGEVAVRVEEPGVLTVVNTGPVVPEGEVDGLFEPFRRGEGRDRMGPGAGLGLSIVRSIAVAHGGAVRAVARGAGEGGGLVVTVTLPVTVTPAARS, from the coding sequence GTGAGCGAGTCCGTCCTCGGCGCCGGTTCCACCATCCGCACCCGGATCGCGCTCGTCTACGGAGGCGTGTTCCTGGTCCTCGGCGCCCTTCTGTTGCTCGTGGTGAACCTGCTGGTCAGGGCCGGTACGGACGCCGACGCGGACGCCATCGTCGCGCGTGCGGACGACGTCGCCGTCGTCGAGGCGTACCGGATCGGCGACGACGTCAGCCGGGCCGCCGGCGAGCAGATGCTCATGTGGTCCTGCATGGCCCTGCTCGTCATGGCCTGCGGCGCGGTCGTGGTGGGGTGGTGGACCGCAGGGCGCGTCCTGCGGCCCGTCCACGAGATGACCGCGCGGGCCCGGCGGCTCTCCGGCCTCGACGAGAGGCTCGACGTGCGCGGGCCCGACGACGAGCTCAAGGAGCTCGGCGACACGATCGACGCGCTGCTCGGACGCCTGGAGACCGCCTTCGACAGCCAGCGCCGGTTCATCGCCAACGCCTCCCACGAGCTGCGGACCCCGCTCGCCACCCAGCGCGCCGCGATCCAGGTGGGTCTCGACGACCGTTGCGACGTGCGACAGATCCTGCTCGACAGCAACCTTCGCAGCGAGCGCCTCATCGACGGGCTGCTGCTCCTCGCCCGCAGCGAGCGCGGGCTCTCCGAACGGGAGGACGTGTCTCTCGGCGAGGTCGTCTCGGACGAGTACGCGCACGCGTGCGTGGCGGGTGACGGGGGTGTCGTACGGGGCAGCCGGGTGCTGCTCGCGCACCTCGTACGGAACCTCGTCGCGAACGCGGAGGCGTACAACCTGCCCGGTGGGGGCGGTGAGGTGGCGGTACGGGTCGAGGAGCCCGGGGTCCTGACCGTCGTCAACACGGGCCCGGTCGTCCCGGAGGGCGAGGTCGACGGGCTCTTCGAGCCCTTCCGGCGCGGGGAGGGGCGGGACCGGATGGGGCCCGGCGCGGGGCTCGGGCTCTCCATCGTGCGGTCGATCGCCGTCGCGCACGGGGGCGCGGTGCGGGCCGTGGCCCGGGGCGCGGGCGAGGGCGGCGGGCTGGTGGTGACGGTGACCCTGCCGGTCACCGTCACCCCCGCCGCTCGTTCCTAG
- a CDS encoding VWA domain-containing protein, whose protein sequence is MGIRSMLRKVFGRDREESPATSVPPQTRETPEATTAPDAPATPEAAARRAADDLVAASFDNPQIPKARTAEAGEPEAAAASVTEPAEAAPAEPEPTTEAAEPEAEAVEAAEPEAPVAAEEPELAAEVQEEAAEPAPAAEATEADAPEAAAEQQQEAPAAEATDEAAEPEADAADEPQAEAVEAAEPEAPVAAEEPELAAEVREEAAEPAAEATEPEEEATEEPQAEATEADAPEAAAEQQQEEAPAAEATDEAAEPETDADDEPQAEVTTPAEPVAVAAAEPEAEVAPEPEAQADEVTAAPALPLAALKASAPHLADAYKAAGAQLKKQGLTGARAAVYLVVDRSGSMRGYFKDGSVQRLAEQVTALAAHLDEAATVTTVFFSTDIDGTVDLAPADLTPTRIDEVNATLGRLGRTNYHRAVEEVLAHHEKHDPARPALVVFQTDGAPESKTAATQALAEAADRPLHWRFVAWGEEDNKAFDFLRKLDGTPRTGTYFAGVTPVETAHTAFYRGLLAGLEF, encoded by the coding sequence ATGGGTATTCGGAGCATGCTGCGCAAGGTGTTCGGCCGGGACCGCGAGGAATCCCCGGCAACCTCCGTCCCGCCCCAGACGCGTGAGACCCCGGAGGCCACGACCGCGCCGGACGCCCCGGCGACCCCGGAAGCGGCGGCGCGCCGCGCGGCGGACGACCTGGTGGCGGCGTCGTTCGACAACCCGCAGATCCCGAAGGCACGGACGGCGGAGGCGGGCGAGCCGGAAGCGGCCGCGGCTTCCGTCACCGAGCCGGCCGAGGCGGCCCCGGCGGAGCCGGAGCCGACCACGGAGGCGGCCGAGCCGGAGGCCGAGGCCGTCGAGGCGGCCGAGCCGGAGGCGCCTGTCGCCGCGGAGGAGCCCGAACTCGCCGCGGAGGTGCAGGAGGAGGCGGCGGAGCCCGCTCCCGCTGCCGAGGCCACCGAGGCGGACGCCCCCGAAGCTGCTGCGGAGCAGCAGCAAGAGGCGCCCGCCGCCGAAGCAACCGACGAGGCGGCGGAGCCGGAGGCTGACGCCGCGGACGAGCCGCAGGCCGAGGCCGTCGAGGCGGCCGAGCCGGAGGCGCCTGTCGCCGCGGAGGAGCCCGAACTCGCCGCGGAGGTGCGGGAGGAGGCGGCGGAGCCCGCCGCCGAGGCCACCGAGCCGGAGGAGGAGGCCACGGAGGAACCGCAGGCCGAGGCCACCGAGGCCGACGCCCCCGAAGCTGCTGCGGAGCAGCAGCAGGAGGAGGCGCCCGCCGCCGAAGCCACCGACGAGGCGGCGGAGCCCGAGACGGACGCCGACGACGAGCCGCAGGCCGAGGTCACCACCCCGGCGGAGCCGGTCGCCGTCGCGGCCGCGGAGCCCGAGGCCGAGGTCGCCCCCGAGCCCGAGGCTCAGGCCGACGAGGTCACGGCCGCCCCCGCGCTCCCCCTCGCCGCCCTCAAGGCCTCCGCCCCGCACCTCGCCGACGCGTACAAGGCCGCCGGAGCGCAGCTCAAGAAGCAGGGGCTCACGGGCGCGCGGGCCGCCGTGTATCTCGTCGTCGACCGGTCCGGGTCGATGCGCGGGTACTTCAAGGACGGTTCCGTGCAGCGTCTCGCCGAGCAGGTCACCGCGCTCGCGGCGCACCTCGACGAGGCCGCCACCGTCACGACCGTGTTCTTCTCGACGGACATCGACGGCACCGTCGACCTGGCGCCCGCCGACCTCACCCCCACCCGCATCGACGAGGTCAACGCCACCCTCGGCCGCCTGGGCCGTACCAACTACCACCGGGCGGTCGAAGAGGTCCTCGCGCACCACGAGAAGCACGACCCGGCCCGCCCGGCGCTCGTCGTGTTCCAGACGGACGGCGCCCCGGAGTCGAAGACGGCCGCCACGCAGGCGCTCGCCGAGGCCGCCGACCGCCCGCTGCACTGGCGGTTCGTGGCCTGGGGCGAGGAGGACAACAAGGCCTTCGACTTCCTCCGGAAGCTCGACGGCACCCCCCGTACCGGCACGTACTTCGCGGGCGTGACCCCCGTCGAGACGGCGCACACGGCGTTCTACCGGGGTCTGCTCGCCGGCCTGGAGTTCTAG
- the metG gene encoding methionine--tRNA ligase: protein MAATGSEKQGAKAFYVTTPIYYVNDAPHLGHAYTTVAGDVLTRWHRQRGEKVWYLTGTDEHGQKIMRTAEANNVTPQAWCDKLVEEAWKPLWEHLNIANDDFIRTTQKRHTDRVQEFVQDLYDKDEIYKGGYEGPYCVGCEEYKLPGDLIEAEDGTKLCPIHKKPVEILKEENYFFKLSEYGPKLLEFYEANPGFIQPESARNEVVNFVKQGLQDLSISRSTFDWGIPIPWDEKHVIYVWVDALLNYATAVGYNENPAKFEETFPANVHLVGKDILRFHAVIWPAMLMAQGLPVPGKVAANGWLMVGGEKMSKSNLTGIKPQDLTSHFGVDAYRWYFLRAIAFGSDGSFSWEDFTARYTSELANDYGNLASRVAAMVGKYFGGELPASTADGDAEKAVHEGLAKAVATADAKIGEELDFQGGILAIFDFVKQVNGYITEQEPWKVAKDDSPEGRARLATILYTAAESLRAVAVLLNPIMPETSQALWESLGAEASLGALAAQPVQSSGTWGQLPAGATVTKGAVLFPRLEDPKKD from the coding sequence ATGGCGGCCACTGGATCCGAGAAGCAGGGGGCGAAGGCGTTCTACGTCACGACCCCCATCTACTACGTCAACGACGCTCCTCACCTGGGCCACGCCTACACGACCGTCGCAGGCGACGTGCTCACGCGCTGGCACCGTCAGCGCGGCGAGAAGGTGTGGTACCTCACCGGCACGGACGAGCACGGTCAGAAGATCATGCGCACGGCCGAGGCGAACAACGTCACGCCCCAGGCCTGGTGCGACAAGCTCGTCGAGGAGGCGTGGAAGCCCCTCTGGGAGCACCTGAACATCGCGAACGACGACTTCATCCGCACCACGCAGAAGCGTCACACCGACCGCGTCCAGGAGTTCGTGCAGGACCTGTACGACAAGGACGAGATCTACAAGGGCGGGTACGAAGGCCCGTACTGCGTGGGCTGCGAGGAGTACAAGCTCCCGGGCGATCTCATCGAGGCCGAGGACGGCACGAAGCTGTGCCCGATCCACAAGAAGCCGGTGGAGATCCTCAAGGAGGAGAACTACTTCTTCAAGCTGAGCGAGTACGGCCCGAAGCTGCTGGAGTTCTACGAGGCGAACCCGGGCTTCATCCAGCCGGAGTCGGCCCGCAACGAGGTCGTGAACTTCGTCAAGCAGGGCCTGCAGGACCTCTCCATCTCGCGGTCGACGTTCGACTGGGGCATCCCGATCCCGTGGGACGAGAAGCACGTCATCTACGTGTGGGTCGACGCGCTCCTGAACTACGCGACGGCCGTCGGCTACAACGAGAACCCGGCGAAGTTCGAGGAGACCTTCCCGGCGAACGTGCACCTGGTCGGCAAGGACATCCTGCGGTTCCACGCGGTGATCTGGCCGGCGATGCTGATGGCACAGGGCCTCCCGGTGCCGGGCAAGGTCGCGGCCAACGGCTGGCTGATGGTCGGCGGCGAGAAGATGTCGAAGTCGAACCTGACGGGCATCAAGCCGCAGGACCTGACCTCGCACTTCGGTGTGGACGCGTACCGCTGGTACTTCCTGCGGGCGATCGCGTTCGGCAGCGACGGCTCGTTCTCGTGGGAGGACTTCACCGCCCGCTACACGTCCGAGCTGGCGAACGACTACGGCAACCTGGCGTCCCGTGTCGCGGCGATGGTCGGCAAGTACTTCGGAGGCGAGCTGCCGGCGTCGACGGCCGACGGCGACGCGGAGAAGGCGGTCCACGAGGGCCTGGCGAAGGCCGTGGCGACGGCCGACGCGAAGATCGGCGAGGAGCTGGACTTCCAGGGCGGCATCCTGGCGATCTTCGACTTCGTGAAGCAGGTCAACGGCTACATCACGGAGCAGGAGCCGTGGAAGGTCGCGAAGGACGACTCGCCGGAGGGCAGGGCCCGCCTGGCGACCATCCTCTACACGGCCGCCGAGTCGCTCCGCGCCGTCGCCGTCCTCCTCAACCCGATCATGCCGGAGACCTCGCAGGCCCTCTGGGAGTCCCTGGGCGCGGAGGCGTCCCTGGGCGCCCTGGCGGCGCAGCCGGTCCAGTCCTCGGGCACGTGGGGGCAGCTGCCGGCCGGTGCGACGGTGACGAAGGGCGCGGTGCTGTTCCCGCGCCTGGAGGACCCGAAGAAGGACTGA
- a CDS encoding DoxX family protein, translating to MFAEMSTTAIVVTAVAAFMAGFSGASIFFKAKFTVEPLAQYGVPQAWWNWLGAAKAAGAVGLIVGFYVPVIGTLAAIGLILYFLGAVITVIRARAYGHAAFPVVYMAPAVAALALTW from the coding sequence ATGTTCGCCGAGATGTCCACCACCGCCATCGTCGTCACCGCCGTCGCCGCGTTCATGGCCGGGTTCTCCGGGGCATCGATCTTCTTCAAGGCCAAGTTCACCGTCGAGCCCCTCGCCCAGTACGGGGTTCCGCAGGCCTGGTGGAACTGGCTCGGGGCCGCCAAGGCCGCCGGGGCCGTCGGACTCATCGTCGGGTTCTACGTCCCGGTCATCGGGACCCTCGCCGCGATCGGGCTCATCCTGTACTTCCTCGGTGCCGTGATCACCGTGATCCGCGCCCGCGCCTACGGCCACGCCGCCTTCCCGGTCGTCTACATGGCGCCCGCCGTCGCCGCCCTGGCGCTGACCTGGTGA
- a CDS encoding PhoX family phosphatase, with product MRKLLPLLSTNPHGGGRSALTCRFRCGDACFHEVPNTSDNEYVGDVIAGALSRRSALRAAAVVTVASAVGGAVTLGNAPAAEAASAQKPQPVDGARGLRFAPVAPNTDDRVTVPAGYEQNVVIRWGEPILRGAPAFDSENQTAAAQAGQFGYNNDFLSLLPLRHEPHRQVLVANHEYTDEVLMFRGYDPENPTREQVEIAWAAHGLGVVVVQEEYRTGKLTAVTRHRLNRRLTATSEFELTGPVAGSDLVRTSADPEGRTVLGTLNNCSGGTTPWGTTLHGEENFNQYFANGSSATDKRYGIGTGASERKWERFDKRFDLKQEPNESHRFGWVVELDPYDPESTPRKRTALGRFKHEAAQPRLTEDGRPVVYMGDDERFDYLYKFVSSKRMKKGSSRSAHEHNLTLLDEGTLYVAKFTGDSPAAEIDGTGKLPSDGEFDGSGVWIPLATAGPDGAVSHVPGMTAEEVYVFSRLAGDKVGATKMDRPEDVEPSPRSGRVYVALTNNSKRGTTGNAPADEANPRNVNKHGHILELSEHWDDPSSDGFAWRLFLVAGDPNDPATYFGGFPKEKVSPISCPDNVAFDPHGNLWISTDGNQLGSHDGLFGVATRGERRGELKQFLTVPTGAETCGPLVQDRRVLVSVQHPGEIDGASVEKPASVWPDGPGRIVRPAVVSVWRADGRDIGV from the coding sequence GTGCGCAAACTGCTGCCCCTGCTGAGCACGAACCCCCACGGCGGCGGCCGTTCCGCTCTCACCTGCCGGTTCCGCTGCGGTGACGCCTGCTTCCACGAGGTGCCCAACACCAGCGACAACGAGTACGTCGGCGACGTCATAGCCGGCGCCCTCTCCCGCCGTTCCGCCCTCCGCGCCGCCGCCGTCGTGACCGTCGCCTCCGCCGTCGGCGGGGCCGTCACCCTCGGGAACGCGCCCGCGGCCGAGGCGGCGAGCGCGCAGAAGCCGCAGCCCGTCGACGGCGCCCGCGGCCTGCGCTTCGCGCCCGTCGCGCCCAACACCGACGACCGGGTCACCGTCCCCGCCGGGTACGAGCAGAACGTGGTCATCCGCTGGGGCGAGCCCATCCTCCGCGGCGCGCCCGCCTTCGACTCCGAGAACCAGACCGCCGCCGCCCAGGCCGGCCAGTTCGGTTACAACAACGACTTCCTCTCCCTCCTGCCGCTGCGCCACGAGCCGCACCGCCAGGTCCTCGTCGCCAACCACGAGTACACCGACGAGGTGCTGATGTTCCGGGGGTACGACCCCGAGAACCCGACCCGCGAGCAGGTCGAGATCGCCTGGGCCGCCCACGGCCTCGGTGTCGTCGTGGTCCAGGAGGAGTACCGGACGGGCAAGCTGACCGCCGTCACCCGCCATCGGCTCAACCGGCGTCTCACCGCGACCAGCGAGTTCGAGCTGACCGGGCCCGTCGCCGGCAGCGACCTCGTCAGGACCTCCGCCGACCCGGAGGGCCGTACCGTCCTCGGCACGCTCAACAACTGTTCCGGCGGCACCACCCCCTGGGGCACCACGCTCCACGGCGAGGAGAACTTCAACCAGTACTTCGCCAACGGGTCGAGCGCCACCGACAAGCGGTACGGCATCGGCACCGGCGCCTCCGAGCGCAAGTGGGAGCGGTTCGACAAGCGCTTCGACCTCAAGCAGGAGCCGAACGAGTCGCACCGCTTCGGCTGGGTCGTCGAGCTCGACCCGTACGACCCCGAGTCCACGCCCCGCAAGCGCACCGCCCTCGGCCGCTTCAAGCACGAGGCCGCGCAGCCCCGCCTCACCGAGGACGGCCGTCCCGTCGTCTACATGGGTGACGACGAGCGGTTCGACTACCTCTACAAGTTCGTCTCCTCGAAGCGGATGAAGAAGGGGTCCTCCCGGTCCGCCCACGAGCACAACCTCACCCTCCTCGACGAGGGCACCCTCTACGTCGCCAAGTTCACCGGCGACTCGCCGGCCGCGGAGATCGACGGCACCGGGAAGCTTCCGAGCGACGGCGAGTTCGACGGCTCCGGCGTCTGGATCCCGCTCGCGACCGCCGGTCCCGACGGTGCCGTCTCGCACGTGCCCGGCATGACCGCCGAGGAGGTGTACGTCTTCTCCCGTCTCGCCGGTGACAAGGTCGGCGCCACCAAGATGGACCGGCCCGAGGACGTCGAGCCGTCCCCGCGCAGCGGCCGCGTCTACGTCGCGCTCACCAACAACTCCAAGCGCGGCACCACCGGCAACGCCCCCGCCGACGAGGCCAACCCGCGCAACGTCAACAAGCACGGCCACATCCTGGAACTCTCCGAGCACTGGGACGACCCGTCCTCCGACGGCTTCGCCTGGCGTCTGTTCCTCGTCGCCGGCGACCCGAACGACCCGGCCACCTACTTCGGCGGCTTCCCGAAGGAGAAGGTCTCCCCGATCTCCTGCCCGGACAACGTCGCCTTCGACCCGCACGGCAACCTGTGGATCTCCACCGACGGCAACCAGCTCGGCTCGCACGACGGCCTGTTCGGCGTGGCCACGCGCGGCGAGCGGCGCGGTGAGCTCAAGCAGTTCCTGACCGTGCCGACCGGCGCCGAGACCTGCGGCCCGCTCGTCCAGGACCGCCGCGTCCTGGTCTCCGTGCAGCACCCGGGCGAGATCGACGGCGCCTCCGTCGAGAAGCCCGCCTCCGTCTGGCCCGACGGACCCGGCAGGATCGTCCGCCCGGCCGTCGTCTCCGTGTGGCGTGCGGACGGGCGCGACATCGGCGTGTGA
- a CDS encoding response regulator transcription factor — translation MRVLVAEDERDLAALLATGLRRAGFAVDTVHAGDDALERLGLHGDGGAVEPPGPPSYGGAVEPPGPSTYGGAALGPYDVLVLDRDLPRVHGDDVARRLLAAGSPTRILMLTASSAVEDRVEGLDLGADDYLGKPFDFPELVSRVRALRRRSARPALPPLLARDGLVMDTVRRTAVRDGRDLDLSPKEFSVLQILLEADGAVVSAEELLERAWDAHADPFTGAVRVCMSKLRGKLGEPGLVRTVQGVGYVL, via the coding sequence ATGCGTGTACTCGTAGCCGAGGACGAGCGGGACCTCGCCGCGCTCCTCGCCACCGGCCTCCGGCGGGCGGGCTTCGCCGTCGACACCGTCCACGCGGGCGACGACGCCCTGGAACGGCTGGGCCTGCACGGGGACGGCGGTGCCGTGGAGCCCCCGGGGCCGCCTTCGTACGGCGGCGCCGTGGAGCCACCGGGGCCTTCCACGTACGGCGGCGCCGCCCTCGGTCCGTACGACGTGCTCGTCCTCGATCGTGACCTGCCCCGTGTCCACGGCGACGACGTGGCCCGGCGGCTCCTCGCCGCCGGGTCCCCCACCCGGATCCTCATGCTCACCGCCTCCTCCGCCGTCGAGGACCGGGTCGAAGGCCTCGACCTCGGCGCCGACGACTACCTCGGCAAGCCCTTCGACTTCCCCGAGCTGGTCTCCCGCGTCCGCGCCCTCCGGCGGCGCTCCGCCCGGCCCGCCCTGCCGCCCCTCCTCGCACGCGACGGGCTGGTCATGGACACCGTCCGGCGGACCGCCGTCCGTGACGGGCGGGACCTCGACCTCTCCCCCAAGGAGTTCTCCGTCCTCCAGATCCTCCTGGAGGCCGACGGCGCCGTCGTCTCCGCCGAGGAGCTCCTCGAACGCGCCTGGGACGCCCACGCCGACCCCTTCACCGGGGCCGTACGCGTCTGCATGAGCAAGCTGCGCGGGAAGCTCGGCGAGCCGGGGCTCGTCCGGACCGTGCAGGGCGTGGGGTACGTGCTGTGA
- a CDS encoding FUSC family protein → MARTAGPVRIAPPVWLTTGLRPAPAPVPWAAVLRASVAMSAPLAVGMATGRPAYGALVSMGALSGVIGDTADAYRMRVFNIAVPQLFGALGVTLGTLVFGEGWLAVIALTLVALVSGMISSIGAVASVSGLLLLLNAVVGAGLPMPDPWWKAPLLLTLGGLFVLVLTLLGWPMRRAAPEREAVAATYRAVAELYEATGTGSYDEKRQAVTASLNQSYDLVLARRARQHGRTPSLVRILAQLNVVIPLVEAAPAAHLRAQLFGPLSPAIPAAVRDLADAVEEGRTGAPVLDLPTPERPAEKAVDHALRHAAAVVLPQALGFARAGETPSADPDPYNVDDRLGRPAALRVRARRATRAVLLSEASWRYGLRLALCIGLAQALVSLIAVPRSYWVALTVTFVMKPDFGSVFSRAVLRAAGTAAGLVLAALVLSEVPRGWWDVPVMFVLAALIPASSAKGYAFQTAAITPVILLLSDLLNHQGFDLVLPRLYDSLIGCGIALVAGYLLWPESWHARVGDRLADAVADTAAYVARAFGGDTDQAGRLRARRKLYRDLSTVRSEFQRALTEPPPTGTRAAAWWPLVVAVERIVDATTAARIRVDHGAPAPDPAEVADVERELRELADGLRGTDTLVEVRTELPGDENGVLAPLRQEVGAARAIAGPDLR, encoded by the coding sequence ATGGCACGGACCGCAGGACCCGTACGGATCGCCCCGCCCGTCTGGCTGACCACCGGGCTCAGGCCCGCCCCCGCGCCCGTCCCCTGGGCCGCCGTCCTCCGCGCCTCCGTCGCGATGTCGGCGCCGCTCGCCGTCGGGATGGCCACGGGCCGGCCCGCGTACGGCGCCCTCGTCTCCATGGGCGCCCTCTCCGGTGTCATCGGCGACACCGCCGACGCCTACCGCATGCGGGTGTTCAACATCGCCGTGCCGCAGCTGTTCGGCGCCCTCGGGGTGACCCTCGGGACCCTCGTCTTCGGGGAGGGTTGGCTCGCGGTCATCGCGCTCACCCTCGTCGCCCTCGTCTCCGGGATGATCTCCTCGATCGGCGCCGTCGCCTCCGTCTCCGGCCTCCTCCTGCTCCTCAACGCCGTCGTCGGCGCCGGCCTCCCCATGCCCGATCCCTGGTGGAAGGCGCCGCTGCTCCTCACCCTCGGCGGACTGTTCGTCCTCGTCCTCACGCTCCTCGGCTGGCCCATGCGCCGCGCCGCGCCCGAGCGGGAGGCCGTCGCCGCCACCTACCGCGCCGTCGCCGAGCTGTACGAGGCCACCGGTACCGGCTCGTACGACGAGAAGCGCCAGGCCGTCACCGCCTCCCTCAACCAGTCCTACGACCTGGTCCTCGCCCGCCGGGCCCGCCAGCACGGCCGCACCCCCTCCCTCGTGCGGATCCTCGCGCAGCTCAACGTCGTCATCCCGCTCGTCGAGGCCGCGCCCGCCGCCCATCTGCGGGCGCAGCTCTTCGGGCCGCTGTCCCCCGCGATCCCGGCGGCGGTGCGCGACCTCGCCGACGCCGTCGAGGAGGGCCGCACCGGGGCCCCGGTGCTCGATCTGCCGACGCCCGAGCGGCCCGCCGAGAAGGCCGTGGACCACGCCCTGCGGCACGCGGCGGCCGTCGTCCTTCCCCAAGCTCTCGGCTTCGCGCGAGCAGGGGAGACCCCATCGGCCGACCCCGATCCGTACAACGTCGACGACCGCCTCGGCCGCCCCGCCGCGCTCCGCGTCCGCGCCCGCCGGGCGACCCGCGCCGTCCTGCTCTCCGAGGCGTCCTGGCGGTACGGCCTGCGGCTCGCGCTCTGCATCGGTCTGGCGCAGGCCCTGGTGTCGCTGATCGCCGTGCCCCGCTCGTACTGGGTCGCGCTCACCGTCACCTTCGTGATGAAGCCCGACTTCGGCTCGGTCTTCTCCCGCGCCGTGCTCCGCGCCGCGGGCACCGCCGCCGGACTCGTCCTCGCCGCCCTCGTGCTCTCCGAGGTGCCGCGCGGCTGGTGGGACGTGCCGGTCATGTTCGTGCTCGCGGCCCTGATCCCGGCCTCCTCCGCGAAGGGGTACGCCTTCCAGACGGCGGCCATCACCCCGGTCATCCTGCTCCTCTCCGACCTGCTCAACCACCAGGGCTTCGACCTCGTCCTGCCCCGCCTGTACGACTCGCTCATCGGCTGCGGGATCGCCCTGGTCGCCGGCTATCTGCTCTGGCCCGAGTCCTGGCACGCCCGGGTCGGGGACCGGCTCGCGGACGCGGTCGCCGACACCGCCGCGTACGTGGCGCGGGCCTTCGGCGGCGACACGGACCAGGCCGGCCGGCTGCGGGCCCGGCGGAAGCTCTACCGCGATCTGTCCACCGTCCGCTCCGAGTTCCAGCGGGCCCTGACCGAACCGCCGCCCACCGGCACCCGCGCCGCCGCCTGGTGGCCGCTCGTCGTGGCCGTGGAGCGGATCGTGGACGCGACGACCGCGGCCAGGATCCGGGTCGACCACGGCGCCCCCGCACCCGACCCGGCGGAGGTCGCCGACGTGGAGCGCGAGTTGCGGGAGCTCGCGGACGGACTGCGCGGCACCGACACCCTCGTGGAGGTCCGCACGGAGCTCCCCGGCGACGAGAACGGAGTCCTCGCACCCCTCCGCCAGGAGGTCGGCGCGGCCCGCGCCATCGCCGGTCCCGACCTGCGGTAA
- a CDS encoding APC family permease, with translation MRTTTNRGLQPNVLGTFDTIVMAVAGSAPAYSLAATTAVLFGAVGLAGPAALLYCAIPMLGIVLAYARLGRIDVNAGAGYSWVGRTLHPFLGFLSGWALVFAATVFMVAGSLPAGTLTLSLISPGLADSTPLAAAVGAGWFLMMLLVVLGGARLTVRAQLVMSGVEMLILLGFVLAAVAHRGRATAFDWSWFALDRFHGPEGFAAGALIAAFYYWGWDVTSNLSEETRDSRRTAGLAALVGVGFVFLLFEAFTVAVNVLLTADEIRDAGPNVLAVLGQEIWPGVGGKLLVVAVLLSTVATLETTLLQVTRSLFAMGRDRTLPSALGLVHRRWNTPWVAIAAVGGAALLMFCAAAAAGSVQRILSDAVAAIGLQIAFYYGLAGIAAVVAYKAVLFRSARNLILGGLWPLLGSAFMLWAFVESLGELSTTAVIIGLGGLLLGVVPLLVYWRKGSDYYRPARLDAVRALEAAEGSAPATRPRTGTRDKSYATDF, from the coding sequence ATGCGCACCACCACGAACAGAGGGCTCCAGCCCAACGTCCTCGGTACCTTCGACACGATCGTGATGGCCGTCGCCGGCAGCGCCCCCGCCTATTCGCTGGCCGCGACCACCGCCGTCCTCTTCGGCGCGGTCGGCCTCGCAGGACCCGCCGCCCTGCTCTACTGCGCGATACCGATGCTCGGCATCGTCCTCGCGTACGCCCGCCTCGGCCGCATCGACGTCAACGCCGGAGCCGGCTACTCCTGGGTGGGCCGCACCCTCCACCCCTTCCTCGGCTTCCTCTCCGGCTGGGCGCTCGTCTTCGCCGCCACCGTGTTCATGGTGGCCGGGTCGCTGCCCGCCGGCACCCTCACGCTCTCGCTGATCAGCCCCGGGCTCGCCGACTCGACCCCGCTCGCGGCGGCCGTCGGCGCCGGCTGGTTCCTGATGATGCTGCTCGTCGTCCTGGGCGGCGCCCGGCTCACCGTACGGGCGCAGCTTGTGATGTCCGGCGTCGAGATGCTGATCCTGCTCGGCTTCGTCCTCGCCGCCGTCGCGCACCGCGGCCGGGCCACCGCCTTCGACTGGTCCTGGTTCGCCCTGGACCGCTTCCACGGGCCCGAGGGCTTCGCCGCCGGGGCGCTGATCGCCGCGTTCTACTACTGGGGCTGGGACGTCACCAGCAACCTCAGCGAGGAGACCCGCGACAGCCGCCGCACCGCCGGACTCGCCGCGCTCGTCGGCGTCGGCTTCGTCTTCCTCCTCTTCGAGGCCTTCACCGTCGCCGTCAACGTCCTCCTGACCGCCGACGAGATCCGGGACGCCGGACCCAACGTCCTCGCCGTCCTCGGCCAGGAGATCTGGCCCGGCGTCGGCGGCAAGCTCCTCGTCGTCGCCGTCCTCCTGTCCACGGTCGCCACCCTGGAGACCACCCTCCTCCAGGTCACCCGCTCCCTCTTCGCGATGGGCCGCGACCGGACCTTGCCCTCCGCGCTCGGCCTCGTGCACCGCCGCTGGAACACCCCGTGGGTCGCGATCGCCGCCGTCGGCGGCGCCGCCCTCCTGATGTTCTGCGCGGCCGCGGCCGCCGGCTCCGTGCAGCGCATCCTCAGCGACGCCGTCGCCGCGATCGGCCTCCAGATCGCCTTCTACTACGGCCTCGCGGGCATCGCCGCCGTCGTCGCGTACAAGGCGGTCCTGTTCCGCTCCGCACGGAACCTGATCCTCGGCGGGCTGTGGCCGCTGCTCGGCTCCGCGTTCATGCTGTGGGCCTTCGTCGAATCGCTCGGCGAACTCTCCACGACCGCCGTCATCATCGGCCTCGGCGGACTGCTCCTCGGCGTGGTCCCGCTGCTCGTGTACTGGCGCAAGGGCAGCGACTACTACCGCCCGGCCCGCCTGGACGCCGTCCGCGCCCTGGAGGCGGCGGAGGGCTCGGCCCCGGCCACGCGCCCGCGTACCGGAACCCGCGACAAGAGCTACGCGACGGACTTCTGA